The following DNA comes from Thiobacter sp. AK1.
CGCGCCATGGCCGGGACCCGCCAGGAAGATCGCATTGAGATCGTATTTGACGATCAACCGGTTCAGATGCACATACATGAAGGCGAGCCCTGGGCTCGATCCCCAGTGGCCCAGCAGGCGTTCCTTCACGTGTTCCGGCCGCAAGGGCTCGCGCAAGAGGGGATTGTCGCGCAGGTAGATCATGCCAGCAGCGAGATAGTTGCAGGCCCGCCAATAGGCATCGAGGCGTTCGAGCTCGGCGTCGCTGGGTGCGATAAGGTCAGGGAAGGTGTTTTGCACGGCGTCTCGTTGCGCAAGGCCGCCAAGAATGCAGCGACCACTTCACATTATCGTGAGGCTTAGCATAGGCTAGCCCCCAGCCAAGCTCAAGCCGTGAGCTCGTCGAGAAGCTCCACCCAATGGCTCACGGGAAGCCGCGTGCCGCTCTGCAAATGCGTAAGACAGCCGATGTTGGCGGTGACGATGCGTGCCGGCCGGGCGCCTTCCAGGGCCGCGACCTTGCGCGCGAGCAGTTGCTGCGACAATGATTTCTGCAGGATGGAATACGTCCCCGCCGAACCACAGCACAAATGCCCCTCTGGTGCCGGCGCGATGTTCACACCGGCGCGAGCGAGGATGCGCTCCAACAGCCCCTTGAGCTTTTGTCCGTGCTGCAGGGTGCAGGGCGTATGCACCGCCACCGCACCGACCCGCTCCCGAACCGACGCTTGCACCAGGCTGGCGAGCCGTTCCTCTTGCGCCAACACCACTTCGGCCACGTCGCGGGTGAGCGCCGAGATGCGTCGTGCCTTTTCCGCATAGCGCGCATCCTCACGCAGATAATGGCCGTAATCGCGAACCATCACGCCACAGCCGCTGGCGGTCATCACGATCGCTTCCACCCCGGCCTCCACATGAGGCCACCAGGCATCGATGTTGCGGCGCATGTAGTCGCGCGCCTCCTCCTGAGCATTCAGATGAAAGGACAAGGCGCCGCAGCATCCTGCCTCTGGCGCCACCACCAAGCTGATGCCCAATCGGTCAAGCAGGCGCGCGGCGGCGGCGTTGATGTTGGGCGCGAGCGCCGGTTGCACGCAGCCTGCCAGCACCAGCATGCGCCGCGGGTGCCGGACGGCTGGCCAGGCAGCGGCGGGACGTAAAGAAGGGATCTGCCGTTGCCAAACCTTGGGCAGCAGGGGACGCAACCTGCGTGCGAGGGCGAGCACGGGCGCGAAGCGACGCGTCTCGGCCAACACGTAACGCAGCATGCGCCGTGCCATGCGGTTGGCCAAGCTGCGCCCCACGCGTTCCTCCGCCAGGTGACGGCCGATGTCCAGCAGGCGCGCGTATTCCACGCCCGAAGGACAAGTGGTCTCGCAGGCGCGGCAGGTCAGACAGCGGTCCAGGTGGGCAAGCGTCTTTTGCGATGCCGGTTCACCCTCCAGCATGCGCTTGATGAGATAGATGCGCCCGCGGGGGCTGTCCAGCTCATCGCCCAGCACCTGGTAGGTGGGGCAAGTGGCAAGACAAAACCCACAGTGCACGCAAGTGCGCAGAATGCGGTCGGCCTCGCGGCCTTGCGGGGTGTCACGGATGAAGTCGGCTAGCTGCGTCTGCATGTTGGGTTTGGTTCAAACGGCCCATGGCCTACAGGGCCTACTTCGACGCGATCCCGCACAGGGCGATGGAAGGCGAGGATGCGCCGTACTCGCCACGGCATGGGCACAGTGTTGTGCCCGGCTCGCCGCCCATGCTGGGCGTATCTCGGCGGCCGCAACTCAGAACTCGTCATACATCCGGCCGGGATTGAAGATGCCATGGGGATCGAAAGCCTGCTTGACCCGCTTGTGCAAGGCCAGCAAAGGCGCGGGCAAGGGCGAAAACACCGGCCCTTGCTTGCGCGTGGCGCGAAACAGCGTGGCATGCCCGCCCGCGGCCTGAGCGGCGGCACGCACCGTCGCAGTATCGGCGTCGGTGAATACCCAGCGCAGGGCACCGCCCCATTCCAGCAGTTGCTTGCCCGGCAAATCCAGAGAGCGGGTGGAAGGCAGCGAGATGCGCCACAAGGGGCGTGCGTCCCGGAAGAAGTTGGCGCTGTGCTCCCGAATGCCACGCCAAAACGCCTCCCCCGCGGCCAGCACCTGGCCCCCCAGGCGGACCTGCGCGGCGCGCACCGCGGCCTGCGCTCCCGATAGGCGGACGGTGAGCACGTGGTCGTGGTAGCAGGTGGCGGAAATGGGCAACGGCTCACCAGCCCAACGGTTCATGGCGATGAGGGCTGCGGTGGCATCCATCTCCATCTGCAGCGTGATTTCCGCCGCAGGCCGCGGCAACACCTTGAGCGAGATTTCGAGAATGAGGCCGAGGGTGCCCAGGGCGCCGGTGACCAGACGAGAGACGTCATAACCGGCCACGTTCTTCATCACCTGACCACCGAAGCGCAGGACGTCGCCACGCCCATCCATGAGCAGCACGCCCAGCACGAAATCGCGCACCGCGCCGGCATAGGGCCGGCGCGGTCCCGACAGACCTGCGGCGATACAGCCACCCAGCGTGGCGCGCGGGCCGAAATGGGGGGGCTCGAAGGGCAACATCTGGTTCTTCTCCGCCAGCACCGCCTCGATCTCGGCCAGCGGCGTGCCGGCGCGGGCGGTGATCACCAGTTCCTCCGGCGCGTAATCCACCACCCCGGTGTAGCGAGTGGTGTCCAGCACTTCGCCCCGCGGCACGCCCCCGTAGAAATCCTTGGAGCCAAAGCCGCGGATGCGCACCGGCCGCCGACGGGCTGCGGCCTGTTTGATGGCCTCCGAGAACTGTTCCCGCAAGTTTTCCATTGGACAGCCGCTCCCCCTGTGTCCCCCGCCCGCTCTAGAAGCGCGGGATGTCCGGAAACTTGAGCTGGCCACCGTGCACGTGCATGGCGCCGAATTCCGCGCAGCGGTTAAGGGTAGGAACGGCCTTGCCGGGGTTGAGCAACCCCCTGACATCCCACGCCTGCTTGATGGCGTGGAATAGCAAAAGCTCCTTGGAGCGGAACTGCACACACATCTGGTCGATCTTCTCCACGCCTACCCCGTGCTCGCCGGTGATGGTGCCGCCGGCTTCCACGCAGGCTTCCAGGATCCTGCCGCCGAAGGCTTCCGCGCGCGCCAATTCCCCCGGTTTGTTGGCGTCGTAGAGAATGAGGGGATGCAGATTGCCGTCGCCGGCGTGGAAGACATTGGCCACCGCAAGTCCGTATTCCCGCGACAGCGCTGCGATGCGGGCCAATACTTCCGGCAGCCGTTTTCTGGGAATGGTGCCGTCCATACAGTAATAATCGGGCGAGATGCGCCCCACCGCCGGGAAGGCGGCCTTGCGTCCCGCCCATAGCCGCAGCCGCTGCGCCTCGTCCTGGGCCACGCGCAGGCGGGTGGCACCGGCCGCGGCGAGCACGCCGCGCACCTTTTCCATTTCCTCCTCCACCTCGGCCTCGGTGCCATCCAGCTCACACAGCAGGATAGCCTCCACATCGAGGGGATAACCGGCATGGACGAAATCTTCTGCGGCATGGATTGCGAGTTTGTCCATCATTTCCAGCCCCGCCGGGACGATGCCGGCGGCAATGATGGCGCCCACCGCCGCGCCCGCCTTCTTTACGTCGTCAAAGCCGGCCATGATCACCTGGGCACGCTCGGGTTTGGGCAGGAGTTTGACCGTGACCTGGGTGATCACCCCCAGCATGCCCTCGCTGCCAGTCAATAGGGCAAGGAAGTCGTAACCAGGCGCATCCAAGGCCTCGGAACCGATTTCCAGCACCTCGCCCTCGATGGTGAGGACGCGCAGGGCAAGAATGTTGTGCACCGTGAGGCCGTATTTCAGGCAGTGCACCCCGCCCGAGTTTTCCGCCACGTTGCCGCCGATGGAACAGGCGATCTGACTGGAAGGATCGGGCGCATAGTACAGGCCAAAGGGCGCCACCGCTTCGGAAATGGCCAGATTGGGCACACCCGGCTCCACTCGGGCGATACGCGCCAGCGGGTCGACGTGCAGGATGCGGTTGAAGCGGGCAAGGGACAGCAGCACCCCCGACTCGTGGGGCAAAGCGCCGCCGGACAAACCGGTGCCCGACCCACGCGCCACCACCGGCACACCTTCCTCGTAACAGGCGCGCAGGATCTGCCGCACCTGTTCTTCCGTCTCGGGAATGGCCACCGCCATCGGCAGTCGCCGAAAGGCGGTGAGGCCATCGGTCTCGTAGGGTGCCACGTCCTCGCGCTCGGTGAGCAGCGCACCGGGCGGAAGGATTTCGCGCAGGCGCTTGTGGATGCGGTCGGATTTCACGGCAAGCCTTGGAGGCGGCGGTCGCGCGGGCTTACGCGGCCCGCGCCAAACCCGCAGTTTTCAGGTAGAGGTTCGCAGGCGATTGTACACGGTGGCCAGTGCGTCTTCGTCGCCCACATTGCCGGGAAAGATCACCACCGGCATGTCGGGCAGATGGGGATGGTCGGGTGGCGTGAGCACCACCGAGCAGCCCGGCAGAATCTGGCCGACGATGCGAGCAGCCGCAAGCTGCAAACCCTTGGACAGCATGTCGTTGGAGGTGATGCCCCCCTTGCTGACAATGTAGCCAATGGTGGGTGGCAAAGCATGCACCACGCTCATCAGGAACGCCGACACCTGCTCGCCAAAACGCAGGCGTGTAGCCGTGTCCGGAAACTGGCGCTCGGTGCGTGAGGTATAGACCACCGGCGTATCCCCTGCGGCGTGAATCTGCCTCACCTTTTCCACCACTTGCGCAAGCAGCGACTCGCTCC
Coding sequences within:
- the glcE gene encoding glycolate oxidase subunit GlcE codes for the protein MENLREQFSEAIKQAAARRRPVRIRGFGSKDFYGGVPRGEVLDTTRYTGVVDYAPEELVITARAGTPLAEIEAVLAEKNQMLPFEPPHFGPRATLGGCIAAGLSGPRRPYAGAVRDFVLGVLLMDGRGDVLRFGGQVMKNVAGYDVSRLVTGALGTLGLILEISLKVLPRPAAEITLQMEMDATAALIAMNRWAGEPLPISATCYHDHVLTVRLSGAQAAVRAAQVRLGGQVLAAGEAFWRGIREHSANFFRDARPLWRISLPSTRSLDLPGKQLLEWGGALRWVFTDADTATVRAAAQAAGGHATLFRATRKQGPVFSPLPAPLLALHKRVKQAFDPHGIFNPGRMYDEF
- a CDS encoding FAD-linked oxidase C-terminal domain-containing protein — its product is MKSDRIHKRLREILPPGALLTEREDVAPYETDGLTAFRRLPMAVAIPETEEQVRQILRACYEEGVPVVARGSGTGLSGGALPHESGVLLSLARFNRILHVDPLARIARVEPGVPNLAISEAVAPFGLYYAPDPSSQIACSIGGNVAENSGGVHCLKYGLTVHNILALRVLTIEGEVLEIGSEALDAPGYDFLALLTGSEGMLGVITQVTVKLLPKPERAQVIMAGFDDVKKAGAAVGAIIAAGIVPAGLEMMDKLAIHAAEDFVHAGYPLDVEAILLCELDGTEAEVEEEMEKVRGVLAAAGATRLRVAQDEAQRLRLWAGRKAAFPAVGRISPDYYCMDGTIPRKRLPEVLARIAALSREYGLAVANVFHAGDGNLHPLILYDANKPGELARAEAFGGRILEACVEAGGTITGEHGVGVEKIDQMCVQFRSKELLLFHAIKQAWDVRGLLNPGKAVPTLNRCAEFGAMHVHGGQLKFPDIPRF
- the glcF gene encoding glycolate oxidase subunit GlcF, with the protein product MQTQLADFIRDTPQGREADRILRTCVHCGFCLATCPTYQVLGDELDSPRGRIYLIKRMLEGEPASQKTLAHLDRCLTCRACETTCPSGVEYARLLDIGRHLAEERVGRSLANRMARRMLRYVLAETRRFAPVLALARRLRPLLPKVWQRQIPSLRPAAAWPAVRHPRRMLVLAGCVQPALAPNINAAAARLLDRLGISLVVAPEAGCCGALSFHLNAQEEARDYMRRNIDAWWPHVEAGVEAIVMTASGCGVMVRDYGHYLREDARYAEKARRISALTRDVAEVVLAQEERLASLVQASVRERVGAVAVHTPCTLQHGQKLKGLLERILARAGVNIAPAPEGHLCCGSAGTYSILQKSLSQQLLARKVAALEGARPARIVTANIGCLTHLQSGTRLPVSHWVELLDELTA